The following proteins come from a genomic window of Sphingobium cloacae:
- the ggt gene encoding gamma-glutamyltransferase, giving the protein MTPRLFGLLAPIALVALSPAPLPAREPVPVNATVSAADPRAAQAGQEILRKGGSATDAAIAMMLALNVVEPHNSGIGGGGFLMHHDGATGALESIDGRETAPAAARPDRFMGADGQPLSFRDAWPGGYSVGVPGNLRLAWDAHRKWGKLPWADLFQPAIRLAEEGFEVRQRLDSAMKAVAPVWADFPEIRKYFWIDGKPAPIGTILRNPPLAALFRRIAAEGPDAFYLGDNAKAIAQTVTHAPKNPVPMTQADLAAYQAKPRKPVCGPYRVYTVCGMGPASAGGVTVLQLLGMVERFPLSRWGKEDVRSWHVIGEAMQLAYADRDTWLGDPDFVSVPIASLIDPAYLKQRSALISPRKARNDYQPGQPQGAQPRTASLPQPESGTSHFVAVDRQGDIAAWTSTIESFFGSQLIANGVILNNELTDFSFTPEKNGAPVANRVEPGKRPLSSMSPTIVYDAAGTPIFTVGAAGGRTIIMQVAKALIAHLDWGLSAQDSIALGLEYFNGDGLVLEQGTALEAMKAPLERMGHRVTISRLGLKANAAQRLPDGRWVGAADPRSPGVSLQE; this is encoded by the coding sequence ATGACTCCCCGCCTGTTCGGCCTGCTGGCCCCGATCGCCCTTGTCGCCCTGTCTCCCGCGCCATTGCCGGCGCGTGAGCCGGTCCCGGTCAATGCCACCGTTTCCGCCGCCGATCCGCGCGCGGCGCAGGCCGGGCAGGAGATCCTGCGCAAGGGCGGCAGCGCCACCGACGCCGCCATCGCGATGATGCTGGCGCTCAATGTCGTGGAACCGCACAATAGCGGGATCGGCGGCGGCGGCTTCCTGATGCATCATGACGGCGCGACCGGCGCGCTCGAATCCATCGACGGGCGGGAAACCGCCCCCGCCGCCGCCCGCCCCGACCGCTTCATGGGCGCGGACGGGCAGCCCCTTTCCTTCCGGGATGCCTGGCCGGGCGGTTATTCGGTCGGCGTGCCGGGCAATCTGCGCCTGGCATGGGACGCCCATCGCAAATGGGGCAAGCTCCCCTGGGCCGACCTGTTCCAGCCCGCCATCCGCCTGGCCGAAGAGGGGTTCGAAGTCCGCCAGCGGCTGGACAGCGCGATGAAGGCGGTCGCGCCGGTCTGGGCCGACTTCCCTGAAATCCGGAAATATTTCTGGATCGACGGCAAGCCCGCGCCCATCGGCACGATCCTCAGGAATCCGCCGCTCGCCGCGCTGTTCCGGCGCATCGCCGCCGAAGGGCCGGACGCCTTTTATCTGGGCGACAATGCGAAGGCGATCGCGCAGACCGTCACCCACGCGCCGAAAAACCCCGTGCCGATGACGCAGGCCGACCTTGCCGCCTATCAGGCCAAGCCGCGCAAGCCGGTATGCGGTCCTTATCGCGTCTATACCGTCTGCGGCATGGGTCCGGCATCGGCGGGCGGCGTCACCGTGTTGCAGCTTCTGGGCATGGTGGAACGCTTCCCGCTTTCCCGATGGGGCAAGGAGGATGTCCGGTCCTGGCATGTGATCGGCGAGGCGATGCAGCTGGCCTATGCCGATCGCGACACATGGCTGGGCGATCCGGATTTCGTGTCCGTGCCCATCGCGAGCCTGATCGATCCCGCCTATCTGAAGCAGCGTTCCGCCCTCATTTCCCCGCGCAAGGCCCGGAACGACTACCAGCCCGGCCAACCGCAGGGCGCGCAGCCGCGCACGGCCTCCCTCCCCCAGCCGGAATCGGGCACCAGCCATTTCGTCGCCGTGGACCGCCAGGGGGACATCGCCGCCTGGACCTCCACCATCGAAAGCTTCTTCGGCAGCCAGTTGATCGCCAACGGCGTGATCCTGAACAATGAACTCACCGATTTCAGCTTCACGCCGGAAAAGAACGGCGCGCCCGTCGCCAATCGCGTGGAGCCGGGCAAGCGGCCGCTCTCCTCCATGTCGCCCACCATCGTCTATGACGCGGCGGGCACGCCCATCTTCACGGTGGGCGCCGCCGGGGGCAGGACCATCATCATGCAGGTTGCCAAGGCGCTGATCGCGCATCTCGACTGGGGGCTTTCCGCGCAGGATTCGATCGCACTCGGCCTTGAATATTTCAACGGCGATGGGCTGGTGCTGGAGCAGGGCACCGCGCTGGAGGCGATGAAAGCCCCGCTGGAGCGTATGGGCCACCGCGTCACCATCTCGCGCCTCGGCCTCAAGGCCAATGCGGCGCAGCGGCTCCCGGACGGCCGCTGGGTCGGAGCCGCCGATCCGCGCAGCCCCGGCGTATCCTTGCAGGAGTGA